In Hermetia illucens chromosome 5, iHerIll2.2.curated.20191125, whole genome shotgun sequence, a single window of DNA contains:
- the LOC119656884 gene encoding CRAL-TRIO domain-containing protein C3H8.02 encodes MSMEEPVPVNPADLKDLKERMRLIAEADPKQYHNEYSLKRYLRAFKTVDAAFQAILKTNKWREEYGAANLAGTPAVQNNSNKARVLRNRDCFGRPVIYIPAKNHNASERDIDELTKFIVYCLEEGCGKCFEEVIDNLCIIFDLAEFSTSCMDYQLVKNIIWLLSKHYPERLGVCLIINAPVVFSTIWPVIRTWLDDNTAKKVVFVDNEIELCKYIIPDILPNDM; translated from the exons ATGTCTATGGAGGAACCAGTACCTGTGAACCCCGCGGATTTGAAGGATCTTAAGGAGCGAATGCGACTGATCGCAGAAGCGGACCCGAAACAATATCACAACGAGTACTCGCTGAAACGATATCTGCGAGCCTTCAAGACAGTCGATGCTGCTTTCCAG GCCATTCTCAAGACGAACAAATGGCGTGAAGAATATGGTGCAGCGAACCTAGCCGGCACCCCGGCTGTCCAAAACAACTCGAATAAGGCACGTGTCCTGCGAAACAGAGACTGCTTCGGGCGTCCCGTCATCTACATTCCAGCTAAAAATCACAATGCTTCCGAGCGCGACATCGACGAACTGACAAAGTTCATAGTATATTGCCTGGAGGAGGGATGTGGCAAGTGTTTCGAAGAGGTCATCGATAATCTCTGCATCATCTTCGACCTGGCCGAGTTCAGCACGTCCTGCATGGACTACCAGCTGGTGAAGAACATCATCTGGCTCCTGAGCAAGCATTACCCGGAGCGGCTAGGCGTGTGCTTAATCATCAATGCACCTGTTGTGTTCTCGACAATCTGGCCAGTGATTCGCACCTGGCTGGACGACAATACAGCCAAGAAGGTTGTCTTTGTGGATAACGAGATTGAGCTCTGCAAATACATAATACCCGACATCCTACCGAACGATATGtaa